A segment of the Gammaproteobacteria bacterium genome:
GCCAAGGCCCCGCCGCTCAAGGGTGCGAATTCGAATGTGTGCATCATGATGGTTACATAAGCTCCGGACTGGCAAGTATAGGCAAATGGTTTGGCCGCTGTCCATGCCGGCCATTCCTGCCTGCTGGCTTCCCTGCGGTGCTACGGCCTCAGCCCTCGGCCGACGGCCACGTCGCCGCCGATGCGCCGCCGGCGTAAACTGCGGACTCACGCCATGTCATCCAGGAAGGAAAACATGCGCAGGGAATGCGGATTTACTTTTTTGGAATTGCTGACTACCGGCACTCTGCTGCTGGTCCTCGTCAGCCTTGCGGTACCCGGTTTCACCCACGTTGTGCGCCGGAATCGTGCGACTGCCACGGTCAATGAACTGCACGCAGCGCTCAACTTCGCGCGCCAGAGCGCCATTGTGCGCAACAGCTACGTGGTACTGTGCAAAAGTGCGGATGGCCAACGCTGTGACCACAGCCTGCCGGACTGGAATAGCGGCTGGCTGATATTCGACAACCTGAATCGCGACAGTGCGGTGCAGGTCAATGCGGGCGAACCCGTTTTACGCGTGCATGGTTCGAGCAAGACCGGGGCGCGCGTCGTCAGTAACCGCAATTCATTCACCTTTCGGCCTATCGGTACCAACAGCGTCAATGGCACGCTGCGCTATTGTTCCGAGGACCGCAGACACGACGGCGCGCTGATCATCAGCGTCACGGGACGTGTGCGGTATTCGGACCAGCCCAACAGTGACACCAACTTGTCCTGCCCGTGATCCCGGCGCCAGCCAGTCTGAAAATTTCTGGCATCACATCAGACGCAAACACTTTTTGACCCTGGTGCGCTTGTTCAGGTCGTGGTACGCCTGCGGGAAAACAAGCCTTCCAGGATGAGCATGGCCGCGCCGACCGTGATGGCGGAGTCCGCCAGGTTGAAGGCCGGGTAATACCAGCCCTGATAGTGGAACTGGATAAAATCAATCACGTAGCCGTACCACAGCCGGTCAATGACGTTGCCGAGCGCCCCGGCCAGCACCAGAGCGAGCGCGCATGACCGCCAGCGGTTTTCCCGGCGTGGCAGGAAACGCAGCCACACGACGATGGCGGCACTCACGACCAGGGCCAGGATGGTGAAAAACCAGCGCTGCCAGCCGGAGGCGCTGGCGAGAAAACTCCAAGCGGCACCGGGATTGTGGATCAGCACGAGGTTGAACACCGGCAGCACCCGGATGGAATCGTAAACCGCGAGGTGGCTCACCACCAGCCACTTGCTCAACTGATCGAGCACGATGACCGCGGCCGAGAGCCACAGCCAGATCCATGCGCCGTATTTCGACGGCTGCTCGGCGTTCATGCAAA
Coding sequences within it:
- a CDS encoding GspH/FimT family protein, which codes for MSSRKENMRRECGFTFLELLTTGTLLLVLVSLAVPGFTHVVRRNRATATVNELHAALNFARQSAIVRNSYVVLCKSADGQRCDHSLPDWNSGWLIFDNLNRDSAVQVNAGEPVLRVHGSSKTGARVVSNRNSFTFRPIGTNSVNGTLRYCSEDRRHDGALIISVTGRVRYSDQPNSDTNLSCP
- the lspA gene encoding signal peptidase II; its protein translation is MNAEQPSKYGAWIWLWLSAAVIVLDQLSKWLVVSHLAVYDSIRVLPVFNLVLIHNPGAAWSFLASASGWQRWFFTILALVVSAAIVVWLRFLPRRENRWRSCALALVLAGALGNVIDRLWYGYVIDFIQFHYQGWYYPAFNLADSAITVGAAMLILEGLFSRRRTTT